A section of the Subtercola frigoramans genome encodes:
- a CDS encoding GNAT family N-acetyltransferase: MTAIQVRGLEEADWPHVRRIYAEGIATGHATFEPEPPTWHAFDNGKHSKLRLVAVDDGTVIGWAAASPVSSRPVYAGVVEHSVYIANSARGGGVGHLLLAALVNAAEQAGIWTIQSSIFPENTASLRLHEKHGFRVVGRREHIALMAYGPLAGSWRDTILIERRSSHGGASG; encoded by the coding sequence ATGACTGCCATCCAGGTACGTGGCCTGGAAGAAGCAGACTGGCCCCACGTCCGACGGATCTATGCCGAAGGAATTGCCACCGGCCATGCGACCTTCGAACCAGAACCGCCCACGTGGCACGCTTTCGATAATGGCAAACATTCCAAGCTCCGACTCGTCGCCGTTGACGACGGCACAGTAATCGGCTGGGCTGCAGCGTCGCCTGTATCGAGTCGGCCGGTATACGCCGGAGTCGTGGAACACTCGGTCTACATCGCCAATTCCGCCCGAGGCGGGGGAGTCGGCCACCTTCTCCTGGCAGCTCTCGTCAACGCCGCCGAACAGGCTGGCATCTGGACGATTCAGTCCAGCATCTTCCCGGAGAACACCGCCAGCCTGAGGCTTCACGAAAAACACGGATTCCGGGTCGTCGGGCGCCGGGAACACATCGCCCTCATGGCCTACGGCCCCCTGGCCGGATCGTGGCGCGACACCATCCTCATCGAGCGCCGAAGCTCCCACGGTGGCGCTTCTGGCTAG
- the arsA gene encoding arsenical pump-driving ATPase: protein MKFLENPPRFLFFTGKGGVGKTSVACATAVELAGRGRRVLLVSTDPASNIGQVFGLTIGNTVTPIAGVDGLWALEIDPEHAAAAYRERIIAPVRGLLPDSEGANIAEGLSGSCTTEIASFDEFTELLTDESLVLEYDHIVFDTAPTGHTIRLLQLPGSWTEFLDAGKGDPSCLGPLSGLEKHKAVYAAAVAALADPHRTRLILVARAQTSSLVEIERTAVELGRVGIAGGYLVINGVLPDIAGTEPIATAVRQRESAAIAAIPLGVAGLPLDVLDLKAGNMMGVSALATLFDVDAAALADHGSVEVSDEPLGRFVDELEQPGHGLVLCMGKGGVGKTTVAAAIAVALAERGHNVHLTTTDPAAHLAGTLHGSLPGLRVSRIDPEQAVREYREHVMATKGKNLDSDERAALAEDLLSPCTDEIAVFRQFSQAVHEARREFVVVDTAPTGHTLLLLDATGSYHREISRQIGDSMPFVTPLMHLQDPALTKVILVTLAETTPVLEAEELQHDLQRAGIEPWGWVVNNSIAAAHPGTPFLQARARSEVEQIEKVRGLTERVAIIPLLAEEPIGLDRLAALTAVAPQPV from the coding sequence ATGAAATTTCTCGAGAACCCTCCGCGTTTTCTGTTCTTCACAGGAAAGGGCGGAGTCGGCAAGACCTCGGTCGCCTGTGCGACGGCCGTGGAACTGGCTGGCCGTGGCCGACGTGTTCTGCTGGTGAGCACTGATCCGGCCTCGAACATCGGGCAGGTCTTCGGTCTCACCATTGGCAACACGGTGACCCCGATAGCCGGCGTCGACGGCCTATGGGCTCTCGAAATCGACCCGGAACATGCCGCTGCTGCCTATCGGGAGCGAATCATCGCACCGGTTCGTGGCCTGCTGCCCGACAGTGAAGGGGCGAACATCGCTGAGGGCCTCTCCGGGTCGTGCACGACCGAGATTGCTTCGTTCGACGAGTTCACCGAGTTGCTCACCGACGAGAGCCTGGTGCTCGAATACGACCACATCGTGTTCGACACGGCCCCCACCGGGCACACGATCCGGTTGCTGCAATTGCCAGGTTCGTGGACCGAGTTCCTTGATGCTGGCAAGGGTGACCCCTCCTGCCTCGGGCCGCTATCCGGGCTGGAGAAACACAAAGCCGTCTATGCAGCAGCCGTTGCCGCGCTCGCCGACCCGCATCGAACACGCCTGATTCTCGTCGCCCGGGCGCAGACCTCGTCTCTGGTCGAGATCGAACGCACTGCAGTCGAACTCGGTCGTGTCGGCATCGCCGGGGGCTATCTGGTGATCAACGGAGTGTTGCCGGACATCGCGGGAACAGAACCGATCGCAACCGCGGTCCGACAGCGCGAGTCAGCTGCGATCGCTGCGATTCCACTCGGGGTCGCGGGACTCCCCCTCGACGTGCTCGACCTCAAGGCCGGGAACATGATGGGTGTGAGCGCCCTCGCGACGCTGTTCGATGTCGATGCGGCCGCGCTCGCAGACCATGGTTCGGTCGAGGTCTCCGACGAGCCGCTCGGTCGATTTGTCGATGAGCTCGAGCAGCCCGGCCACGGACTCGTGCTGTGCATGGGCAAGGGCGGTGTAGGCAAGACGACGGTCGCCGCTGCGATCGCCGTGGCCCTGGCCGAGCGAGGCCACAATGTGCACTTGACGACCACCGACCCCGCCGCGCACCTCGCGGGAACGCTGCACGGCAGCCTCCCCGGACTTCGCGTATCGCGGATAGACCCCGAACAGGCCGTCCGTGAGTACCGCGAACACGTCATGGCGACGAAGGGAAAGAACCTCGATTCCGACGAGCGAGCAGCGCTCGCAGAAGACCTTCTCTCCCCCTGCACCGATGAGATTGCGGTCTTTCGCCAGTTCTCGCAGGCTGTTCACGAGGCACGCCGGGAGTTCGTGGTCGTCGACACCGCGCCGACAGGCCACACCCTGCTGCTTCTGGATGCGACGGGCTCCTATCACCGCGAAATCTCACGTCAGATCGGTGACAGTATGCCGTTCGTCACCCCGTTGATGCACCTGCAGGACCCTGCGCTGACGAAGGTCATCCTGGTCACGCTCGCCGAGACGACACCGGTGCTCGAAGCAGAGGAACTCCAGCACGATCTGCAGAGGGCAGGCATCGAACCGTGGGGCTGGGTCGTCAACAACTCCATCGCCGCTGCTCATCCCGGGACGCCGTTCCTTCAGGCGAGGGCCAGAAGTGAAGTCGAGCAGATTGAGAAGGTTCGTGGTCTGACCGAACGGGTGGCGATCATCCCGTTGCTCGCCGAAGAGCCGATCGGGCTCGACCGGCTGGCTGCGCTGACTGCTGTGGCCCCTCAGCCCGTGTGA
- the arsD gene encoding arsenite efflux transporter metallochaperone ArsD: MTEIRIYESALCCDTGVCGVDVDQSLVDITATVRSLQELGADIERHNLASDPLSFTTDETVRAFIHVVGSRGLTLTVVDGVTVATGAYPSREQLIAFSGLTSRAVPDPAHTQLGLAEKSATGCCGGASGCC; encoded by the coding sequence ATGACTGAAATCCGCATCTATGAATCGGCGCTGTGTTGCGACACCGGCGTCTGCGGGGTCGACGTGGACCAGAGCCTGGTCGACATCACCGCGACGGTGCGCAGCCTGCAGGAGCTGGGCGCCGACATCGAGCGCCACAATCTGGCCAGCGACCCTCTCTCCTTCACCACGGATGAGACGGTCCGCGCATTCATACACGTGGTCGGGTCGAGGGGCCTCACTCTCACCGTCGTCGATGGTGTGACCGTGGCGACGGGCGCATACCCGTCGCGCGAACAACTCATCGCATTCTCCGGGCTCACCAGCCGTGCCGTCCCAGACCCGGCACACACGCAGCTCGGACTCGCAGAGAAGTCGGCCACTGGATGCTGCGGCGGCGCGTCCGGATGCTGCTGA
- a CDS encoding helix-turn-helix domain-containing protein: MEHFVAGIIHQSGLTSVGLAARSGVSRSTQFRIDSGTTDPGVGTLRELAIAAGLDIEVTLRPLSDPDAGRAARVLLDARFGTAVDKGIDQWMTRLQRFAGDDPVTIVRVAGESSRLLHRDGAIYLAGEADDLKLAAAGANSGSEWILSGRGALERIGGDRERLSTTSRVIYTADVHRIIRSLSHMTTSRPESATVIVVPYSADLAVDPLMDGPVTYVAPIQALIDAFGMGRDAALVAEEIARGW, from the coding sequence ATGGAGCATTTTGTAGCGGGCATCATCCATCAATCCGGACTGACCTCCGTAGGTCTTGCTGCGAGATCAGGGGTGTCACGCTCGACTCAATTCCGCATCGACAGCGGAACCACAGATCCCGGCGTAGGAACACTCCGGGAGCTGGCCATCGCCGCGGGCCTCGACATCGAAGTGACGCTCCGCCCGCTCTCCGATCCCGATGCCGGCAGGGCGGCCAGAGTGCTGCTCGACGCACGGTTCGGCACAGCCGTCGACAAGGGCATCGATCAGTGGATGACCCGACTCCAGAGATTCGCCGGTGACGACCCTGTGACGATCGTGCGCGTCGCAGGCGAGAGCTCGAGGCTGCTTCATCGAGATGGCGCCATCTACCTCGCTGGCGAGGCGGACGACCTGAAGCTCGCAGCAGCAGGGGCGAATTCAGGCAGCGAGTGGATTCTCTCCGGCCGCGGCGCTCTTGAGCGGATCGGTGGCGATCGAGAACGGCTCAGCACCACGAGCCGGGTGATCTACACGGCTGACGTGCATCGGATCATCCGCTCGCTCAGTCACATGACGACTTCTCGACCAGAGAGCGCGACGGTCATCGTTGTGCCCTACTCGGCGGATCTGGCCGTCGACCCACTCATGGACGGGCCAGTCACTTATGTTGCGCCGATCCAGGCTCTCATCGATGCATTCGGCATGGGCAGAGATGCCGCGCTCGTTGCAGAAGAGATTGCCAGGGGGTGGTGA
- a CDS encoding DUF885 domain-containing protein: MTDSTSPAPLPARVPTAIDDIAERWVDTIVTLQPTLGTYIGRDEANDRYGDYSPAGHAAYLSEVRSTLAELEAATPADAVDLVTLTDLSSELRLTVESAAAQLELRDLNVIESPSQQIRDVYDLMPTDTTEDWEVVATRFAGVGDAIDGYIETLRQGIRSGVTPAKRQVREVIAQARKNSGEDGFFHNLARSAGSTSSGEPEGAGRVGGTDALPPSIAKHLTLGADLASQGYERLAEFLTTELLPVAPESDGVGRELYELESRKFLGATIDLDETYEWGVDELARMVAEQESIAREILPGASVLEAIAFLENDQSRKLHGSAALQEWMQATSDRAIAELSVTHFDIPQEIRALECLIAPTNEGGIYYTGPTDDFSRPGRMWWSVPEGVTEFDTWRELTTVFHEGVPGHHLQIGQAVYNRSTLNTWRRQLAGTSGHAEGWALYAERLMQELGYLDDPADRLGMLDGQRLRAARVVLDIGVHLGKPRLDGSGVWDADYALEFLRANVNMNDGFIRFEVNRYLGWPGQAPSYKVGQRIWEQARDDFQRREGSAFSMREFHRRALNLGGVGLDTLTSALRA; the protein is encoded by the coding sequence ATGACCGACAGCACCTCACCGGCCCCGCTTCCAGCCCGCGTTCCCACAGCGATCGACGACATCGCCGAGCGCTGGGTCGATACCATCGTGACCCTGCAGCCCACCCTCGGCACGTACATCGGGCGCGACGAGGCGAACGACCGCTACGGCGACTACTCACCCGCCGGCCACGCCGCATATCTCTCAGAGGTGCGGAGCACACTGGCTGAGCTCGAGGCGGCCACACCAGCCGACGCCGTGGATCTCGTGACGCTCACCGACCTCAGCAGCGAGCTGCGGCTCACCGTCGAGAGCGCCGCAGCGCAGCTCGAACTGCGCGACCTGAACGTCATCGAGTCTCCCTCACAGCAGATCCGCGACGTGTACGACCTCATGCCCACCGACACCACCGAAGACTGGGAGGTCGTCGCCACACGATTCGCCGGGGTCGGCGACGCGATCGACGGGTACATCGAGACGCTGCGGCAGGGCATCCGGTCGGGTGTCACCCCAGCAAAGCGCCAGGTGCGTGAGGTCATCGCCCAGGCCAGGAAGAACAGTGGCGAAGACGGCTTCTTCCACAACCTGGCCCGCTCGGCGGGTTCGACATCGTCTGGCGAGCCCGAGGGCGCCGGCCGGGTAGGCGGTACGGATGCCCTGCCCCCCTCGATCGCGAAGCACCTGACGCTCGGGGCAGACCTCGCCTCACAGGGCTACGAACGCCTCGCAGAGTTCCTCACCACCGAGTTGCTGCCCGTCGCCCCCGAAAGCGATGGAGTCGGACGCGAGTTGTACGAACTCGAGTCGCGCAAATTCCTCGGTGCAACCATCGACCTCGACGAGACCTACGAGTGGGGCGTCGACGAGCTCGCTCGCATGGTCGCCGAGCAGGAGTCGATCGCCCGCGAGATCCTGCCAGGTGCTTCGGTGCTCGAGGCGATCGCGTTCCTCGAGAACGACCAGAGCCGCAAGCTCCACGGTTCGGCCGCCCTGCAGGAGTGGATGCAGGCCACCAGCGACCGCGCGATCGCCGAACTCTCGGTGACCCACTTCGACATTCCCCAGGAGATCCGAGCCCTCGAGTGCCTCATCGCACCCACGAACGAGGGTGGCATCTACTACACCGGCCCCACCGACGACTTCTCGCGGCCCGGCCGCATGTGGTGGTCGGTTCCAGAGGGCGTGACTGAATTCGACACCTGGCGTGAGCTCACGACGGTGTTCCACGAGGGCGTGCCCGGCCACCATCTGCAGATCGGGCAGGCCGTGTACAACCGGTCGACGCTCAACACCTGGCGCCGGCAGCTCGCGGGCACCTCCGGCCACGCTGAGGGCTGGGCGCTGTATGCCGAACGACTCATGCAGGAGCTCGGCTACCTCGACGATCCCGCAGACAGGCTCGGGATGCTCGACGGCCAGCGCCTGCGAGCAGCGCGCGTCGTGCTCGACATCGGCGTGCACCTCGGCAAGCCACGGCTGGACGGCTCGGGAGTCTGGGATGCCGACTACGCCCTGGAGTTTCTTCGTGCCAATGTGAACATGAACGATGGTTTCATCCGTTTCGAAGTGAACCGGTACCTCGGCTGGCCGGGCCAGGCGCCGTCGTACAAGGTCGGCCAGCGCATCTGGGAGCAGGCCCGCGACGACTTCCAAAGGCGCGAAGGGTCGGCGTTCAGCATGCGTGAGTTCCACCGCAGGGCCCTCAACCTCGGGGGAGTGGGGCTCGACACCCTCACCTCCGCATTGAGGGCATAG
- the rpsA gene encoding 30S ribosomal protein S1 produces MTIVTTDRAPKQVAVNDIGSAEDFLAAVEKTLKFFNDGDLIEGTVVKIDRDEVLLDVGYKTEGVIPSRELSIKHDVDPTDVVQVGDLVEALVLQKEDKEGRLILSKKRAQYERAWGDVEKIKDADGVVTGSVIEVVKGGLIVDIGLRGFLPASLIELRRVRDLTPYLGQEIEAKILELDKNRNNVVLSRRALLEQTQSESRTTFLNNLQKGQVRKGVVSSIVNFGAFVDLGGVDGLVHVSELSWKHIEHASEVVEVGQEVTVEILEVDLERERVSLSLKATQEDPWQVFARTHAIGQVAPGKVTKLVPFGAFVRVAEGIEGLVHISELSGKHVELAEQVVSVGDDVFVKVIDIDLERRRISLSLKQANEGVDPEGTEFDPALYGMLTEYDDQGNYKYPEGFDPETNEWREGFETQREKWEQDYAAAQARWEAHKKQVATSNEEIPEGASTASAGSSFSSESTGAGTLADDETLAALREKLSSNN; encoded by the coding sequence ATGACAATCGTAACGACCGACAGGGCACCCAAGCAGGTCGCCGTCAACGACATCGGGTCTGCCGAAGACTTCCTTGCCGCGGTCGAGAAGACACTGAAGTTCTTCAACGACGGAGACCTCATCGAAGGCACCGTTGTAAAGATTGACCGCGACGAGGTTCTCCTCGATGTCGGTTACAAGACCGAGGGTGTCATCCCCTCCCGCGAACTCTCCATCAAGCACGATGTCGATCCCACTGACGTCGTCCAGGTCGGCGACCTGGTTGAGGCCCTCGTTCTTCAGAAAGAAGACAAAGAAGGCCGCCTCATCCTGTCGAAGAAGCGCGCTCAGTACGAGCGTGCCTGGGGCGACGTCGAGAAGATCAAAGATGCCGACGGTGTTGTCACCGGTTCGGTCATCGAGGTCGTCAAGGGCGGGCTCATCGTCGACATCGGCCTCCGTGGCTTCCTGCCGGCCTCGCTCATCGAGCTTCGCCGCGTTCGTGACCTCACGCCGTACCTCGGCCAGGAGATCGAAGCGAAGATCCTCGAGCTCGACAAGAACCGCAACAACGTCGTCCTGTCACGCCGCGCTCTGCTCGAGCAGACGCAGAGCGAGAGCCGCACCACGTTCCTGAACAACCTCCAAAAGGGCCAGGTCCGCAAGGGTGTCGTCTCGTCGATCGTCAACTTCGGTGCGTTCGTCGACCTCGGCGGCGTCGACGGTCTCGTCCACGTCTCCGAACTCAGCTGGAAGCACATCGAGCACGCTTCAGAGGTCGTCGAGGTTGGCCAGGAGGTCACCGTCGAGATCCTCGAAGTCGACCTCGAGCGCGAACGTGTCTCCCTGTCGCTCAAGGCGACGCAGGAAGACCCGTGGCAGGTCTTCGCCCGCACCCACGCCATCGGCCAGGTTGCACCGGGTAAGGTCACCAAGCTCGTTCCCTTCGGCGCGTTCGTTCGCGTTGCAGAGGGCATCGAGGGCCTCGTGCACATCTCGGAGCTGTCGGGCAAGCACGTCGAGCTCGCCGAGCAGGTTGTCTCGGTCGGCGACGACGTCTTCGTCAAGGTCATCGACATCGACCTCGAGCGTCGCCGCATCTCGCTGAGCCTCAAGCAGGCCAACGAGGGTGTCGACCCCGAGGGCACCGAGTTCGACCCGGCACTCTACGGAATGCTCACCGAGTACGACGACCAGGGCAACTACAAGTACCCCGAAGGCTTCGACCCGGAGACCAACGAGTGGCGCGAAGGCTTCGAGACCCAGCGTGAGAAGTGGGAGCAGGACTACGCTGCAGCCCAGGCTCGCTGGGAAGCCCACAAGAAGCAGGTTGCAACCTCGAACGAAGAGATCCCCGAGGGCGCGTCAACCGCTTCCGCCGGCTCCTCGTTCTCGAGCGAGTCGACCGGCGCGGGTACCCTCGCCGACGACGAGACCCTCGCAGCACTCCGCGAGAAGCTCAGCTCGAACAACTAG
- the coaE gene encoding dephospho-CoA kinase, which translates to MYLIGLTGGIASGKSTVATRLAEHGAVHIDADQLAREAVEPGTDALQQISDTFGSQLILPDGTLDRPALGALVFGHPDELAKLNAIVHPAVQQLTRSHIAEAEQHDPNAIVVYDVPLLAESNLPHRFNLIVVVNASDETRVGRLIANRGMSRSEAHTRIASQASEAERLALADIVIDSDGTLAETLGQADALWSRLVTLSKSPAAG; encoded by the coding sequence ATGTATCTCATTGGCCTCACCGGGGGCATCGCGTCCGGCAAATCGACCGTTGCAACCCGCCTCGCCGAACACGGCGCCGTGCATATCGATGCCGACCAGCTGGCCCGCGAAGCCGTCGAACCCGGTACGGATGCCCTGCAGCAGATAAGCGACACCTTCGGTTCCCAGCTGATCCTCCCCGACGGCACCCTCGACCGCCCGGCTCTCGGCGCGCTGGTGTTCGGCCACCCCGACGAGCTCGCGAAACTGAATGCCATCGTGCATCCTGCCGTTCAGCAGCTGACCAGGTCGCACATAGCCGAGGCCGAACAACACGATCCGAACGCGATCGTCGTCTATGACGTGCCCCTGCTCGCCGAGTCGAACCTCCCGCACCGCTTCAACCTGATCGTCGTCGTGAACGCCTCCGACGAGACGCGCGTCGGCCGGCTCATCGCCAACCGGGGGATGAGCCGCTCAGAGGCTCACACACGCATCGCATCACAGGCTTCCGAGGCAGAACGGCTCGCCCTCGCCGACATCGTGATCGACTCCGACGGCACACTCGCGGAAACCCTCGGGCAGGCGGATGCCCTGTGGAGCCGCCTCGTGACCCTCTCGAAGTCGCCCGCCGCCGGCTGA
- a CDS encoding ATP-dependent 6-phosphofructokinase — protein MRIGILTSGGDCPGLNAVIRGIVLKGTEINNQEFVGFKGGWRGVVNTDLIELGRANVRGISKEGGTILGTSRTNPFEGDGGPDRILENMQREGIDAIIAIGGEGTLAAAKRLTDAGLKITGVPKTIDNDLDATDYTFGFDTAVQIATDAMDRLRTTGDAHSRCMVAEVMGRHVGWIALHSGMAAGAHAILIPEQKTTMEQVADWVESANARGRAPLVVVAEGFVAGHADDAHSERGLDAFGRPRLGGIGEHLAPLIEEMTGIETRATTLGHIQRGGVPSAYDRVLATRLGMAASDSVLEERWGQMVALRGTDIVHVGFEEALGKLKTVPQSRYDEAALLFG, from the coding sequence ATGAGAATTGGAATTCTGACCAGTGGCGGAGACTGCCCCGGCCTGAACGCGGTCATCCGCGGAATCGTGCTCAAGGGCACCGAGATCAACAACCAGGAGTTCGTCGGTTTCAAAGGCGGCTGGCGCGGCGTCGTCAACACCGACCTGATCGAACTCGGCCGGGCGAACGTTCGCGGCATCTCCAAAGAGGGCGGCACGATTCTCGGCACCTCGCGCACCAACCCGTTCGAAGGCGACGGAGGCCCCGACCGCATTCTTGAGAACATGCAGCGCGAAGGCATCGACGCCATCATCGCCATCGGCGGCGAGGGTACCCTGGCTGCCGCCAAGAGGCTGACGGATGCTGGGCTCAAGATCACCGGAGTGCCGAAGACCATCGACAACGACCTCGACGCCACCGACTACACCTTCGGTTTCGACACGGCCGTACAGATCGCCACCGACGCGATGGACAGGCTCCGAACCACCGGCGACGCCCACAGCCGCTGCATGGTGGCCGAGGTCATGGGCCGCCACGTGGGCTGGATCGCCCTGCATTCCGGCATGGCCGCGGGCGCGCACGCGATTCTGATTCCCGAGCAGAAGACCACGATGGAACAGGTCGCCGACTGGGTCGAGAGCGCCAACGCCCGTGGCCGCGCCCCGCTCGTCGTGGTTGCTGAAGGCTTTGTCGCAGGGCATGCGGATGATGCACACTCCGAACGCGGACTCGATGCCTTCGGCCGCCCCCGCCTCGGCGGTATCGGCGAACATCTCGCTCCTCTGATCGAGGAGATGACGGGCATCGAGACCCGGGCAACGACCCTCGGCCACATTCAGCGCGGCGGAGTCCCGAGCGCCTACGACCGCGTTCTGGCAACCCGGCTCGGCATGGCGGCGAGTGACTCGGTGCTCGAGGAGCGCTGGGGCCAGATGGTCGCGCTCCGCGGCACCGACATCGTACACGTCGGCTTCGAGGAGGCCCTCGGCAAGCTCAAGACGGTTCCCCAGTCGAGGTACGACGAGGCCGCTCTACTTTTTGGTTGA
- the uvrB gene encoding excinuclease ABC subunit UvrB: MEPTRSVRPFEVISDYTPSGDQPAAIAELTARINAGETDVVLLGATGTGKSATTAWLIEAVQRPTLVLAHNKTLAAQLATEFRELMPNNAVEYFVSYYDYYQPEAYVPQTDTFIEKDSSINSEVERLRHSTTNSLLSRRDVVVVSTVSCIYGLGTPEQYMKAMMALQVGMKVDRDWLIRKFISMQYQRNDIDFSRGNFRVRGDTIEIIPMYEELAIRIEMFGDEIEALYTLHPLTGDIVRKMDSISVFPGSHYVADTNVMHRAIGTIQEELAERLTQLEREGKLLEAQRLRMRTTFDLEMMQQIGFTSGIENYSRHIDGRQPGEAPHCLLDYFPDDFLVVIDESHVTVPQIGAMYEGDSSRKRTLVEHGFRLPSALDNRPLRWNEFNDRVGQKVYLSATPGKYEMGIADGVVEQIIRPTGLIDPEIIVKPSKGQIDDLLEEIRIRVAKDERILVTTLTKKMAEELTDFMAEHGVRVRYLHSDVDTLRRVELLSELRAGVYDVLVGINLLREGLDLPEVSLVAILDADKEGFLRSSTSLIQTIGRAARNVSGEVHMYADVMTASMTRAIEETNRRREKQVAYNLERGVDPQPLRKKINDITEMLAREGADTAALLAGRNSKKKSPTPNLRREGIAAAGANELESLIADLNDQMMTAAGELKFELAARLRDELGDLKHELRQMEKAGHI; this comes from the coding sequence ATGGAACCCACTCGCTCTGTCCGCCCTTTCGAGGTCATCAGTGACTACACGCCGAGCGGTGACCAGCCGGCGGCGATCGCCGAACTGACGGCCCGCATCAACGCGGGTGAGACCGACGTGGTGCTGTTGGGGGCCACCGGTACTGGCAAGTCGGCCACCACGGCGTGGCTCATCGAGGCCGTACAGCGGCCGACGCTCGTGCTGGCGCACAACAAGACGCTCGCGGCGCAGCTGGCGACCGAGTTCCGTGAGCTCATGCCGAACAACGCCGTCGAGTACTTCGTGTCGTACTACGACTACTACCAGCCAGAGGCCTACGTGCCCCAGACTGACACCTTCATCGAGAAAGACAGTTCGATCAACTCCGAGGTAGAGCGATTGCGGCACTCCACGACCAACTCGCTCCTGAGCAGGCGAGACGTGGTGGTCGTGTCGACCGTGTCGTGCATCTACGGCCTCGGCACGCCGGAGCAGTACATGAAGGCCATGATGGCGCTGCAGGTCGGTATGAAGGTTGACAGGGACTGGTTGATCCGCAAGTTCATCTCCATGCAGTACCAGCGCAACGACATCGACTTCTCGCGGGGCAACTTCCGTGTACGTGGCGACACCATCGAGATCATCCCCATGTACGAAGAACTGGCCATCCGCATCGAGATGTTCGGCGACGAGATTGAGGCGCTCTACACTCTGCACCCCCTCACCGGCGACATCGTGCGCAAGATGGATTCGATCTCGGTCTTTCCCGGGTCCCATTACGTCGCAGACACGAACGTCATGCATCGCGCCATCGGTACCATTCAGGAGGAGCTTGCCGAACGCCTCACCCAGCTCGAACGCGAGGGAAAACTCCTCGAAGCCCAACGGCTCCGTATGCGCACCACCTTCGACCTCGAGATGATGCAGCAGATCGGCTTCACCTCGGGCATCGAGAACTATTCGCGGCACATCGACGGCAGGCAGCCCGGCGAGGCCCCGCACTGCCTGCTCGACTATTTCCCCGACGACTTCCTCGTCGTCATCGACGAGTCGCACGTCACCGTGCCGCAGATCGGGGCCATGTACGAAGGCGACTCGTCGCGCAAGCGAACGCTCGTCGAGCACGGCTTTCGGCTTCCGAGCGCCCTCGACAACCGCCCGTTGCGCTGGAACGAGTTCAACGACCGCGTGGGCCAGAAAGTGTATCTCTCTGCGACACCGGGCAAGTACGAGATGGGGATCGCCGACGGGGTGGTCGAGCAGATCATCCGGCCGACCGGCCTCATCGACCCCGAGATCATTGTCAAACCGTCGAAGGGGCAGATCGACGACCTGCTCGAAGAGATCCGCATCCGGGTGGCGAAAGACGAGCGAATCCTCGTCACCACCCTCACCAAGAAGATGGCTGAAGAGCTGACTGACTTCATGGCGGAACACGGGGTTCGAGTGCGGTACCTGCACTCCGACGTCGACACGCTGCGTCGTGTCGAACTGCTCAGCGAACTTCGGGCCGGCGTCTACGACGTGCTGGTCGGTATCAACCTGCTGCGTGAAGGGCTCGACCTGCCCGAGGTATCGCTGGTGGCGATTCTCGACGCCGACAAAGAGGGGTTCCTGAGGTCGTCGACCTCGCTCATCCAGACCATCGGGCGGGCGGCGCGAAACGTCTCGGGCGAGGTGCACATGTATGCCGACGTCATGACGGCATCGATGACCCGCGCGATCGAAGAGACGAACCGCCGGCGCGAGAAGCAGGTGGCGTACAACCTCGAGCGCGGGGTAGACCCGCAACCTCTCCGCAAGAAGATCAACGACATCACCGAGATGCTGGCGCGGGAGGGCGCAGACACGGCGGCGCTCCTCGCGGGGCGCAACAGCAAGAAGAAGAGCCCCACGCCGAACCTCCGCCGCGAAGGCATTGCGGCGGCGGGGGCGAACGAGCTCGAGAGCCTCATCGCCGACCTCAACGACCAGATGATGACGGCAGCTGGCGAGCTCAAGTTCGAGCTGGCGGCGCGCCTGCGTGACGAGCTCGGCGATCTGAAGCACGAACTCCGCCAGATGGAGAAGGCCGGCCACATCTAA